One genomic region from Chiloscyllium plagiosum isolate BGI_BamShark_2017 chromosome 21, ASM401019v2, whole genome shotgun sequence encodes:
- the LOC122560384 gene encoding mesothelin-like protein isoform X1, with translation MLSNLTISLKTMLMKIAFGFFVAISSTHQTFTEKVHDGSLNKQLEKCPPMLVKERVQRAAGCDLVFITPDRTDHFLLPSTYTAANLDACLNNSVLAANLTELGNLAFNKDQLFVIKRKLGEIYPRGLPQEEIKKLGIILTVYTNDDISQWNITDPDVLAEAVQNTGSAVMTIALQSHYLKGLGVLDATALNVIDGPMLCTASEEKLETISRTELRKVKPIDISACSQAKKEIIFGIAKHAFQHHTANRQTYYNLIKPYLDGATAADLRILAISRINMDYETFERLNPAEVEKLSAQRLRGLLGINLNYLKENESQEIVQRWVDSHTAAEVMSLGIGLRKGESSAELGTFPFQDLLIPDYALNNLASVKNNNLLSFTYIAVMGIILQYV, from the exons ATGTTGTCCAATTTGACCATttccctgaagaccatgttgatgAAGATTGCCTTTG GCTTCTTTGTGGCCATTTCTAGTACTCACCAG ACTTTTACTGAAAAAGTCCATGATGGATCTTTGAATAAACAGTTGGAAAAATGCCCCCCAATGCTGGTAAAAGAAAGAGTACAACGTGCTGCAG GCTGTGACCTGGTCTTCATAACACCAGACAGAACTGACCATTTTTTGCTGCCATCGACCTATACTGCGGCCAATCTGGATGCCTGTTTGAACAATAGTGTCCTGGCTGCAAACCTGACTGAACTGGGAAATTTAGCCTTTAACAAAGATCAGCTATTTGTTATTAAAAGAAAACTGGGAGAG ATATACCCCAGAGGACTTCCTCAAGAAGAGATTAAGAAGTTGGGAATAATCCTTACCGTGTACACCAATGATGATATCAGCCAGTGGAACATAACAGATCCTGATGTACTTGCAGAAGCAGTACAGAACACTGGAAGTGCTGTAATG ACTATTGCATTGCAGTCACACTATCTGAAAGGACTTGGGGTATTAGATGCAACTGCATTAAATGTAATTGATGGCCCAATGCTGTGTACAGCCAGTGAAGAGAAACTAGAAACCATTTCTCGCACTGAGCTCAG GAAAGTGAAGCCAATTGATATTTCTGCATGTTCTCaggcaaagaaagaaataatttttgGGATTGCTAAACATGCATTCCAGCATCACACTGCTAACCGGCAAACCTATTATAACTTGATCAAACCGTACCTTG ACGGTGCTACAGCAGCTGACCTGCGGATTTTAGCTATCAGCAGGATCAACATGGACTATGAAACATTCGAGAGACTCAATCCAGCTGAAGTAGAA AAACTCTCTGCTCAGAGACTGCGTGGGCTTCTTGGTATAAACCTTAATtatctgaaagaaaatgaaagcCAAGAAATAGTGCAGCGTTGGGTTGACTCACACACAGCGGCTGAGGTTATGAGTCTGGGCATTGGACTTCGAAAAGGAGAATCTTCAGCAGAACTGGGAACCTTTCCCTTTCAGGATTTGCTGATaccag
- the LOC122560384 gene encoding mesothelin-like protein isoform X2 produces the protein MLVKERVQRAAGCDLVFITPDRTDHFLLPSTYTAANLDACLNNSVLAANLTELGNLAFNKDQLFVIKRKLGEIYPRGLPQEEIKKLGIILTVYTNDDISQWNITDPDVLAEAVQNTGSAVMTIALQSHYLKGLGVLDATALNVIDGPMLCTASEEKLETISRTELRKVKPIDISACSQAKKEIIFGIAKHAFQHHTANRQTYYNLIKPYLDGATAADLRILAISRINMDYETFERLNPAEVEKLSAQRLRGLLGINLNYLKENESQEIVQRWVDSHTAAEVMSLGIGLRKGESSAELGTFPFQDLLIPDYALNNLASVKNNNLLSFTYIAVMGIILQYV, from the exons ATGCTGGTAAAAGAAAGAGTACAACGTGCTGCAG GCTGTGACCTGGTCTTCATAACACCAGACAGAACTGACCATTTTTTGCTGCCATCGACCTATACTGCGGCCAATCTGGATGCCTGTTTGAACAATAGTGTCCTGGCTGCAAACCTGACTGAACTGGGAAATTTAGCCTTTAACAAAGATCAGCTATTTGTTATTAAAAGAAAACTGGGAGAG ATATACCCCAGAGGACTTCCTCAAGAAGAGATTAAGAAGTTGGGAATAATCCTTACCGTGTACACCAATGATGATATCAGCCAGTGGAACATAACAGATCCTGATGTACTTGCAGAAGCAGTACAGAACACTGGAAGTGCTGTAATG ACTATTGCATTGCAGTCACACTATCTGAAAGGACTTGGGGTATTAGATGCAACTGCATTAAATGTAATTGATGGCCCAATGCTGTGTACAGCCAGTGAAGAGAAACTAGAAACCATTTCTCGCACTGAGCTCAG GAAAGTGAAGCCAATTGATATTTCTGCATGTTCTCaggcaaagaaagaaataatttttgGGATTGCTAAACATGCATTCCAGCATCACACTGCTAACCGGCAAACCTATTATAACTTGATCAAACCGTACCTTG ACGGTGCTACAGCAGCTGACCTGCGGATTTTAGCTATCAGCAGGATCAACATGGACTATGAAACATTCGAGAGACTCAATCCAGCTGAAGTAGAA AAACTCTCTGCTCAGAGACTGCGTGGGCTTCTTGGTATAAACCTTAATtatctgaaagaaaatgaaagcCAAGAAATAGTGCAGCGTTGGGTTGACTCACACACAGCGGCTGAGGTTATGAGTCTGGGCATTGGACTTCGAAAAGGAGAATCTTCAGCAGAACTGGGAACCTTTCCCTTTCAGGATTTGCTGATaccag